A single genomic interval of Nostoc commune NIES-4072 harbors:
- a CDS encoding IS982 family transposase, which translates to MLNEIISIYAIIDDLLKAIGHNEDCRREMNDAEIITTAITSAMFFNGNHSKACTYMKEHKLISNMLEKSRFNRRLHSVSMLINDLFHQVGMALKEISDSTEYLLDSFPVPICDNIRIFNVKIIQSAQYRGYIASKKRYFYGVRVQLLTTKNGIPVEFVFMPGSANDVRALNALPLNLPPGSEIYGDSAYTDYTIEDDLEQTSHISLKVMRKKNSKRQDQPWNQYIKQHTRHYIETVFSSITCVFPKSIHAVTYQGFLLKLQAFIFSFTLQQAFIE; encoded by the coding sequence ATGCTAAACGAAATAATTTCCATATATGCTATCATAGACGACCTGTTAAAGGCGATTGGGCATAATGAAGATTGTCGTCGAGAGATGAATGACGCAGAAATTATTACAACGGCAATAACATCGGCGATGTTCTTTAATGGTAATCATAGTAAGGCTTGTACCTATATGAAAGAACATAAGTTGATATCTAATATGTTAGAAAAGTCACGATTTAACCGGAGATTACACAGTGTCTCAATGTTAATCAACGACTTGTTTCATCAAGTGGGAATGGCACTGAAGGAAATTAGTGATTCCACTGAATATCTTTTAGACTCGTTCCCAGTGCCCATCTGCGATAACATCCGTATCTTTAATGTAAAAATAATACAGTCGGCGCAGTATAGAGGTTACATCGCATCGAAAAAACGATATTTTTACGGGGTTCGAGTTCAGTTATTAACAACCAAAAATGGTATTCCTGTCGAATTTGTGTTTATGCCTGGTAGTGCCAACGATGTACGTGCTTTAAATGCCTTACCCTTGAATCTACCACCTGGTAGTGAAATTTATGGTGATTCAGCTTACACCGACTACACGATTGAGGATGACTTGGAACAAACAAGTCACATTTCTTTAAAAGTCATGAGGAAAAAGAACTCCAAGCGTCAAGACCAGCCTTGGAATCAATATATTAAACAACATACTCGGCATTATATCGAAACTGTGTTTAGTAGTATCACTTGTGTTTTTCCAAAATCAATACATGCAGTCACTTATCAAGGGTTTTTACTTAAGCTACAAGCATTCATTTTTTCTTTTACTCTTCAACAAGCTTTTATTGAATAA
- the terL gene encoding phage terminase large subunit — translation MVISNRILEQNNFPIRLLLEKELCSVVRFDAPCNSGEGWRSLHGLQQTKCYGENEEWANAINFSNSSHQSGASRQSGRKLNNALQQVPQGSSPGNQVTVSRIEFDCDISNYVYDLQVEGNSNFFANKILVHNCLLWDDPHDAQEVNSELIRQGVIDRWDSAIRNRVNDLKSSVRIGIMQRLHEKDLSGHVLNQGSWQHLCIPQEFEKAQSPTALGWVDPRTEPEELMFPERFSKEVLLEEKKALGSYGYAGQHQQRPAPADGGHFKRSWWKYYKVAPDDFELIIQSWDCTFKETKKSDYVVGQVWGKRGGQFYLLDQVRDRMDINATIAAIRAMSAKYPNSTAKLIEDKANGPAVISMLEREIPGIIAIEPEGGKLVRAVAIAPFVEAGNVFLPDPSISSWVGDFVAEFSTFPNGSNDDMVDSASQSLNWLASKVTYWAVSHDNAWGS, via the coding sequence ATGGTTATTAGCAACCGCATTTTAGAGCAAAACAACTTTCCAATCAGACTGTTACTAGAAAAAGAGTTATGCTCTGTGGTTCGATTTGATGCGCCCTGTAATTCTGGAGAGGGATGGCGATCGCTGCACGGGCTGCAACAGACCAAATGCTACGGTGAAAACGAGGAATGGGCAAACGCGATCAATTTTAGCAATTCATCACATCAATCGGGAGCCAGCAGACAATCGGGCAGAAAACTTAATAACGCTCTGCAACAAGTGCCACAAGGCTCATCACCAGGCAATCAAGTCACCGTTTCCAGAATTGAGTTCGATTGCGATATCTCGAACTACGTCTATGATCTCCAGGTTGAAGGAAACAGCAACTTCTTTGCAAATAAGATTCTCGTCCACAACTGCCTTCTCTGGGATGACCCCCACGACGCGCAAGAGGTAAACTCTGAGCTGATCAGGCAGGGAGTTATTGATCGCTGGGACAGTGCGATTCGCAACCGTGTCAACGATTTAAAGTCATCTGTGCGAATTGGCATCATGCAGCGCTTGCACGAGAAGGATTTGTCAGGACATGTTCTTAATCAAGGCAGTTGGCAACATCTATGCATCCCTCAAGAATTTGAGAAGGCGCAGTCACCAACGGCTTTGGGTTGGGTTGACCCTAGAACGGAGCCAGAGGAGTTAATGTTTCCAGAGCGCTTCTCAAAAGAGGTATTGCTTGAAGAGAAAAAAGCGCTCGGTTCTTATGGCTATGCAGGTCAACATCAGCAACGCCCTGCACCTGCTGATGGTGGCCACTTCAAGCGTTCATGGTGGAAGTATTACAAAGTCGCACCGGATGATTTTGAGCTAATTATCCAGTCATGGGATTGTACCTTCAAGGAAACTAAAAAGTCCGATTACGTTGTGGGGCAAGTTTGGGGCAAGCGTGGCGGACAATTTTACTTACTTGATCAGGTGCGCGATCGCATGGATATCAACGCCACCATTGCAGCCATTCGCGCTATGTCCGCCAAGTACCCAAATTCTACAGCCAAGCTGATTGAAGATAAAGCCAACGGGCCAGCTGTCATCTCAATGCTAGAGCGCGAGATTCCTGGAATCATCGCCATTGAGCCAGAAGGCGGGAAGTTGGTTCGGGCGGTTGCGATCGCGCCTTTTGTCGAAGCTGGTAATGTTTTTCTCCCAGATCCTAGTATCTCTTCATGGGTGGGTGACTTTGTAGCCGAGTTCAGCACTTTCCCTAATGGCAGTAACGACGATATGGTGGACAGCGCATCGCAAAGTTTGAACTGGCTAGCAAGTAAGGTAACATACTGGGCTGTTAGTCATGACAATGCTTGGGGTAGTTGA
- a CDS encoding PRC-barrel domain-containing protein: MSVHKIEDFDANYHQQDSQEHLQGFDLYSKDDLIGSADDLLVDDDGYIRYLVINTGIWIFGKKVLLPIGCSQVDYDTHRVYAVNLTKAQVEALPEFTDGMTVDFDYEHRVRQVYRPSSSFSVFDSSGVGYAGYGTEPNAATDTPTSSGVGYAGYGTDPPAPAYVPTSYGVGYEGYENALLASDKALSPDTDHSAAVDHCDSYTYQQDPSLYYMNEQNHQSARKNQSM, encoded by the coding sequence ATGTCTGTTCATAAAATCGAAGATTTTGATGCCAATTATCATCAACAGGATTCTCAGGAGCATCTTCAGGGATTTGACCTTTACTCCAAAGACGATTTAATTGGCTCTGCTGACGACCTTTTGGTTGATGATGATGGCTACATTCGTTATCTGGTTATAAACACAGGCATCTGGATTTTTGGCAAAAAAGTTCTGCTGCCAATTGGATGTTCCCAGGTAGACTATGATACCCACCGGGTCTATGCAGTCAACCTGACTAAAGCCCAGGTAGAAGCGCTACCTGAGTTTACGGATGGTATGACTGTTGATTTTGATTATGAACATCGAGTTAGACAAGTCTACCGTCCTTCATCTTCATTTAGTGTCTTTGACTCTTCTGGGGTTGGATACGCCGGATATGGAACTGAACCGAATGCCGCTACTGACACTCCCACCTCTTCTGGGGTTGGATATGCCGGATATGGAACTGACCCTCCTGCCCCTGCCTATGTTCCTACCTCTTACGGGGTTGGGTATGAAGGATATGAAAATGCCCTGCTTGCTTCGGATAAGGCACTCTCACCTGATACTGATCACAGCGCTGCTGTTGACCACTGCGATTCCTACACATATCAGCAAGATCCCTCATTATATTATATGAACGAGCAAAATCATCAGTCGGCGCGAAAAAACCAAAGTATGTGA
- a CDS encoding transposase — MKPKKCGCTTESQRPSRDNQVKCTWLIHRCQQVQQLWSKWEQMGLHIFFLPKYCSEMNPIELEWQHLKKDELAGKMFNDELELAYAVIDGVQARGEKRNHSTKRVKFNSNNSG, encoded by the coding sequence ATTAAACCTAAGAAATGCGGATGTACCACAGAAAGTCAAAGACCGAGCAGAGATAATCAGGTTAAATGCACATGGCTAATACATCGATGTCAGCAGGTGCAACAGTTATGGTCAAAGTGGGAACAGATGGGTTTGCACATCTTCTTTTTACCGAAATATTGCTCCGAAATGAACCCAATTGAATTGGAATGGCAACACCTTAAAAAAGATGAACTAGCAGGAAAAATGTTTAATGACGAGCTAGAACTTGCCTATGCCGTAATTGATGGTGTCCAAGCCAGAGGGGAAAAAAGAAACCATAGTACGAAACGTGTTAAATTTAACTCCAATAACTCTGGTTAA
- a CDS encoding calcium-binding protein has protein sequence MSRLIVSSPSFIGTSGSDLVVGQEDNAIPAIGIEVLKNGVIDTQAGNDTIKGSGTGRDDNGSAGTGTGIANSGIINAGTQDDTISGIGTGGYQYRTYVPGIGISNTQGGYINGEDGKDLIFGIGNRSEDQGLGIGSAKGINNTQDSRIDGGFGDDSIEGTGNGEFGGDATGIFNSDSSDINGGEGNDSIQGTGIGGTTSTGGEGTGIFNSGGSVISGDKGNDSIVGIGKGSDADLEPFRSYNAGRGIGISNSKGSTIAVGQGNDYLSGTGTGGARYYADNPFGNGPEELASGVGIGIVNSGTINLGDGNDTLIGTGISQGTGIVNTNGIIDQGAGDDILTGYGTSIGIQGGTIDGGNGNDYFKARRIDDSGNSVSDQGGAIADVVIKGGYGADTFDLGYGNATIDGGSGSDKLILPDFKSDYTILGNSNNYTIKRDQFTLNVLNVEEIAFFGVPQQS, from the coding sequence ATGTCCAGACTAATTGTTTCTTCCCCCTCATTCATAGGCACTTCGGGTTCGGATCTAGTGGTAGGACAAGAGGATAATGCAATCCCAGCAATTGGAATTGAGGTTCTAAAAAACGGAGTCATCGATACTCAAGCAGGTAACGATACTATCAAGGGTAGTGGCACCGGCCGCGACGACAATGGCAGTGCTGGCACAGGCACAGGCATTGCTAACAGTGGCATCATCAATGCAGGGACGCAAGACGATACTATCTCTGGCATAGGCACTGGTGGCTATCAGTATAGAACTTATGTACCTGGTATAGGTATCTCTAACACTCAGGGTGGTTACATTAATGGAGAAGACGGAAAAGATTTGATCTTCGGGATCGGAAACAGAAGCGAAGATCAAGGCTTAGGAATAGGCTCTGCTAAAGGCATCAATAATACTCAGGATAGCCGCATTGATGGAGGATTTGGGGATGACTCTATCGAGGGAACTGGAAATGGAGAATTTGGAGGTGATGCTACAGGTATCTTCAACAGTGATAGCAGCGACATTAATGGAGGAGAAGGGAATGATTCCATCCAGGGAACTGGAATTGGTGGAACTACTAGTACTGGAGGAGAAGGTACAGGTATCTTCAACAGTGGTGGTAGTGTAATTAGTGGGGATAAAGGAAACGATTCTATTGTTGGTATCGGCAAGGGCAGTGATGCAGATTTAGAACCTTTTAGATCATACAATGCGGGTAGGGGTATAGGCATTTCCAACAGCAAGGGTAGCACGATCGCTGTTGGGCAGGGAAACGACTATCTCTCTGGCACAGGCACAGGCGGTGCAAGGTACTACGCTGATAACCCTTTTGGGAACGGGCCAGAGGAGCTTGCATCTGGTGTAGGTATAGGCATTGTTAACAGTGGCACAATCAATTTAGGCGATGGCAATGATACCCTCATTGGTACTGGCATTAGTCAAGGCACAGGTATTGTTAATACTAATGGCATTATTGATCAAGGGGCAGGAGATGATATCCTTACTGGCTATGGCACCAGCATTGGCATTCAAGGTGGCACCATTGATGGCGGAAACGGTAACGATTACTTCAAAGCTCGTCGAATTGATGATAGCGGTAATTCCGTTTCAGACCAAGGGGGCGCTATTGCCGATGTCGTGATTAAGGGTGGATATGGAGCCGACACATTTGATCTTGGTTACGGTAATGCCACGATCGATGGTGGTTCGGGATCGGACAAGCTAATTTTGCCTGATTTCAAAAGTGATTACACTATTCTAGGCAACTCGAACAATTACACTATTAAGCGCGATCAGTTCACGTTGAATGTATTGAATGTTGAGGAAATTGCCTTTTTTGGCGTTCCTCAACAGAGCTAG
- a CDS encoding EF-hand domain-containing protein: MATEQELQSLFNKLDTDLDGKISINDLFLSPGLSTIISSETNISTPQELLVNYDSDSDGSITFEELKSAVKKADNLT; this comes from the coding sequence ATGGCAACCGAGCAAGAGCTTCAATCTCTTTTTAATAAATTAGATACCGATCTTGACGGCAAAATCTCCATTAATGATCTTTTTTTAAGTCCTGGCTTAAGTACAATCATTTCATCAGAAACAAACATCAGTACTCCCCAGGAATTGCTAGTAAATTATGATTCAGACTCTGACGGTAGTATTACCTTTGAAGAGTTAAAGTCAGCCGTTAAGAAAGCAGATAATTTAACCTAG
- a CDS encoding restriction endonuclease subunit R produces MITNASSLTLGALRQTFGLRLDSSDRFFDEWLNNAPTLTEAELQGLDRLTRNYTYLSQEEPPLEEIVKLVVISPLLDLAGFYQFPFLVKAEVSTNIEVADEANAIAVQGRIDILVIQDSFWILGIESKPARLDVTAGIPQALTYLLSAPNLQSSYYAMVTNGREVLFLKCDRHQNVPQYTRSHTYRLLENTSERIQVLQGLKQIGAYIGDLRS; encoded by the coding sequence GTGATTACAAATGCTAGTAGCCTTACCCTTGGCGCTCTCCGTCAAACTTTTGGCTTGAGACTCGACTCTAGCGATCGCTTTTTTGATGAATGGTTAAATAATGCGCCGACTCTAACCGAAGCGGAACTACAAGGACTAGATCGCCTCACTCGAAACTATACCTATCTCAGTCAAGAAGAACCACCTCTCGAAGAAATTGTTAAGCTTGTAGTTATATCACCATTGCTAGATTTAGCAGGTTTCTATCAGTTTCCTTTTTTGGTAAAAGCAGAAGTAAGTACCAATATCGAAGTTGCAGACGAAGCTAATGCTATTGCAGTTCAAGGCAGGATTGATATTTTGGTGATTCAAGATAGTTTTTGGATTTTGGGAATCGAGTCAAAGCCTGCAAGACTAGACGTTACGGCGGGAATTCCCCAAGCACTTACTTATTTGTTGAGCGCTCCCAACTTACAGTCAAGTTATTATGCAATGGTTACAAACGGAAGAGAAGTATTGTTTTTGAAATGCGATCGCCACCAAAATGTCCCTCAATATACTAGATCCCATACTTATCGGTTACTTGAAAATACATCAGAACGTATCCAAGTTTTGCAGGGACTTAAACAAATTGGGGCTTATATTGGCGATTTGAGGAGTTAG
- a CDS encoding type II toxin-antitoxin system VapC family toxin encodes MKYILDTHALIWFLEGNSRLSPIVKAILSDATSELILPAIALAESAWIVSHGKTSIPSVDALLKVVKNDRRVFIHPLDCDVIEKSVELTSINEMHDRQIVSTALVVESQGNQVALLTCDQNISAAKLITVIW; translated from the coding sequence TTGAAATATATACTTGATACCCATGCTCTAATCTGGTTTTTAGAAGGTAATTCTCGTTTAAGCCCTATTGTAAAAGCTATTCTTTCCGATGCAACCAGTGAATTAATTTTACCCGCGATCGCCTTGGCGGAGTCGGCATGGATCGTTAGTCATGGTAAAACTTCGATTCCTTCTGTTGATGCCTTGTTAAAGGTTGTTAAGAATGATAGACGAGTTTTTATACATCCACTAGATTGTGATGTCATTGAAAAAAGTGTAGAACTAACCTCTATCAATGAAATGCACGATCGCCAAATTGTATCAACAGCTTTAGTTGTAGAGAGTCAAGGAAACCAAGTAGCTTTATTAACTTGCGATCAAAATATTTCTGCTGCAAAGTTGATAACAGTTATTTGGTAA